In Rhipicephalus microplus isolate Deutch F79 unplaced genomic scaffold, USDA_Rmic scaffold_18, whole genome shotgun sequence, the genomic stretch GGAGTAGAGAAATGACCTCTGTATCACCCGTCCGGATTTTTGTGTCGGGGCCAACACAGCAGTAAAACTACCAGCATCAAATACACCTGCCATGCGGCAGCAGAATACGTCCATACCAACAAGACAACGCCTTGGAATTAGGCAGAGGCGTTTGGCAAGAACACTCGGCCCTTGCCTCGACCAAGAGGTGCGCCCGTCACACAATCCAGACTGTGCAAAAGAGATCGGGAACATGGGCCGTCACTTGGGGCGGGCCTAATGAGTCATGCGGTGAGCAATGACTGGGCGCAGGCTTTGAGTCATGACAGGGTATGAAACCAGGGGTGCAGACGGGCTGCTCATGGTGATTATGGTTTGCGCGAGGCTCTGTGAAAGAGAAGCTGGCAGGCTGGACGATATCGACACTGGCACCACAGGCATCATGGGTGTCATGCTCTGCGGTGTGGAAGTCAGGTCGGCTGTGCCACCCAACGGTGTCACGGGCCCTAACGCAGCCGCCGTGGGAATCACGCCAAGTGGCTGAGTGCCAGCGGGCGACTGCTTGCTCAGCCGCAATGCTGCGTTCTGATCCAGCAGGAACTCGTTGGTGGCCATCAGATCAGCCACTTGCTTCTTCAAGTCATCCACCTGTGAGACGAGCGATATAGGCATACACAAATTTTTACGGATCTAGGAAGGAATTTTGCTTGTTTTGCGCACATAGGATTAAAAACATGGCACACACTTCTATTAGTAACATTTTTTGTGTTGAAAGGTATCAGACCACCGAAATATAAACTTGTGACTACAGCATGGCCGTGCCGTGGATTAGAGTTAACGGCTTTAAAAGCCGTTAACATTGTGTGTTTAACATTGCATGCAAAGGCTAGACTGCTAAAACATATTTGTTTTGAAACATGGTAACAAGTATACGAGATAATCGATCTGCTCTGTGGAACTAAGCCACagttctaatttttttttctagccagCCTTGCGAGTTCATCATTTAGTGAGCACACGAAAGGCCAGTCCATAAAAGTGTTAATGCTTTAGTGCATCACTTGTGCGCGTGGAGCTACCTGGATGTCTTCGTAGTGTctatgctgtaggcctgtgtgagCACAACTAAAAGCCCTAAAGGCAACAACAAGACATGCCTGTTCACAATCAACGGTGTGAAAAGTGGTCAACTAGCGCACTGACAAAAAACTCAGCAAAATAATGAAACAAATCATCCGAACCTGTGCACAccttctgttctaactgttttgcgaAAGCTGTTGGAGCACTGTTCAAATAACTTTCACAAAGTTGTTGGAATAGGAGCTGTGCACAGGTGACAAATCGACTAACAATctgaattttattattttattatttcttaCATATTAAAATTCAGATTGTTAGTCTATTTGTCCATAGTTCATTTCTCCACTTCAATGGCTTCCTACATGCCTTTTACATATTAGGATTTTCAAATTGTTAGCCCATATTTCACTAGTTTATTTCCTACTTATCTTTTTACCTATTTAGACAAAAAATAAGAAAGCGACTCTTTGAAGAGCATGTGGTAGGGCAGTGCAAATGCTTCATCAATGaggaactgcaaaaaaaaaaaaaagcttttaccTAGTCAGCTCTATTGATTGCTTTATTTAATGAGACTTCTCCCTACATTGGTAACACTGACCAAGACTGCTCAAGGGCCTGGTAGTTCACTACCTGGCATTTATATTGAGTACATCCCCAATCACATGTAGTCATTCAGGAAGTAGGGAATTCGCATTCTTATATAGAGGTAGTATGTTAAATAAAAAGTTAAGAGTTTTTAAATGCATTATCGAAATGTATCACACACCAAGCCTCAGTTTTGagtgaaaccaaaactgcacaaggCAATAGTCGGTGAAATTCAACCATGTGTCATCTCGATAAATAGGCTAGTAGTGCTGTCGAAATGTGATTCACCCCTGCCAGTTACAAGATGGGAAGACAAGTGCAAGAATTTTAGACGTACATGTCCAAAGTATTAAGATTGCGttaagaaatttaaaaaaaaagacatatggAATATTCTAAGGAGTTTCCATAGGTTGTTACTACCCTATTTCAGGATGGGGAATAGTACAGAATAGGTCATCAATGAACTTCATATTTTTTAGGACATAATTAACTAATTTAATCTGCATGCTAAGCTTTCTGTCAGCTTGCATTCATTCACAAAATCACAGTACAACTAAAACAAGAAAGGGAAATGAAGCTCCGCATGTAAAACCAATCTAAGTATATATAGGCTTATGCGAGCTTGCCACTACTCCACCTTCTTTCACATGTATCTACATCTGCTGTTATGACAAACATCTTGTCTCTCATTTAGATAATAGATTTGTAGCAATGtaagaagatgaaaaaaaaagaaaagctaaacTTTAAAACTTGTATTGGCTCATAACAGGATTGTCTCacgcaaaaaaaatgtttgacaAAAGTCAGACTTGCCAATGCCGTTGCTTCATGATACTTAATACTGAAAGGTGTACCGACATACTTCCATTCTTAATTTTAAATTTTTCTGCACCATATGAAGCGTCCTCAAAGCTCGGACATATTTGTAAGCCATCTTTTCTGCCAACAAGCTGTTCATTTCAGATAAGGCAATCATGTCAAAGAAGAGCATTGCCAACATTTTGGCGCTTGCTTAAACACGCTTTGTCACCTGCAATGCCACTGCATTGAGCTGTAGCCCTGGAGGCACCGAAAACCAAACAGGCTGCCAAGATGTCAATATGTTTTTCTGTTACATGATCTGTATGATCACTATACGTGCAACTCCTGGGTATACATACTACTCAGATAAGCTAAACTATTGAGCAAGTTCCAAAGATGGCCACTACTTTTTCATTTTGAGATTGACAACCTTttattggcgaaaaaaaaaacacctaaatATTGAGACATGTAAGAAAAGCATGTTTATAATAGAGACTAAAGCTCATTCGCATTGTCATAACAATGTAATCTGACAAAGGACCAAATAACGAAAAATTTGTAATAAAACATGCATGTTACAGAGGTTAGTTGGCAATCAACTAGCACAACTGCACCGTCCATTGcactctatctctctctctcccccactCTTAAGCTTTCTTCAGTAATGTTCAGCAGCATAAGCACAACTTACAGGTTATGTTTTGTGGCGACACGCTGAAACTTTTCAAGTCATCTGCCGTGCCTCAAGTTCACTTCGCGACAACTAAAATCTGTCTTTATGCTGCTCTCCGGGGTTCCCGAATACACACGTTGCTGCAGCAGTTCGTCCACCATTCAGAATCCGGGACCTGTCAAATTTCGCAGCCTTTGTACTCTTCTGCGCCGCGCTTTTTGCAGTGCCGCTCGCAGTTTCAAGCACGCTTTTGCCTAAAACTTGCACACTTCGCCacgctgcaacgctctcgcccaCGCATTCGCCACGCAGCACTGCGCTGTCCTTCCGCCATACTTCCGCTTGCAACTTTGCGACACAGTTTGCCATTGCCACGCGCCCTTGCAACGCGCTACTAAAGATGCGTGTATGCGCACTTATGCACAGACCTTGCTCGTGCGTACTCCACACAAAACGACAATGCACTTTTGCCGCACCTCCGCCTGCGGTTTCGCCTAGCATCGACAGTTTACCATAGCTACATGCTCTTACATCGTGCTTCTAAAGTAGCGTTCGTGTGCACTTTCACATTGCCATTTCGCGTACATTTCTGCCTTGCATTCTAATGCTTTGCCCGTCACAATATGCTCTTAGCGTATGCATATGCCGCTTTTTTCATCGCATTCAGGCCCTAACTGCGCACTTTGCCGCACTGCACCCCGCGCTCGCGCCCCCAGCCCAGGTAAGAGAGAGATCCACGAGTGGGGGGACGGTGAGTGCCCGGCGGGCAGTGAAAAGGCCTTTAATGCTGCAAAAATCGGGAATAGGGAGTGGGACGGCCGACCTTGCGGCGTAGGATGGCATTCTCTTGCTGCAGCACCCGATAGCCCATCTCATCGTCCAAGGCCCGTCGCTTGGCTTCGGGCTCCTCCTCACCTAGGTGCCGGAACTTGCAGCGGCCTGCACGACGGCAGTCTCCTTTCAGGAAATCCTTGCAAACGGGCGGGATCAAGCCGACCACTTGTGGCGGCTCTGACACGCCCCCAGCCGATGGTGGCAAGCGCCCTGTTGTGCGGAACAGTTCTTCCTCCTGTGCAGGGCATACACAAGCAGACTCAAGCCCTTCAACACCGAATTATTTTTCAATGTTTCCAATGTTTTTCAAATATTTTGCTTCTGACACAATAATTTCTATATCATTCGCTTTCTGCCAATGTTTTCTTTGGTTAATAACAGTTGAACCACTTCGTGAAGACACCGATCTAAAAGAGGAATTTAAAATAGGAATTGATCAGGAAATGGGAAACTAGTACCCTGCTTATAAAAGACACCTCACGTAAGGCTCATGTCAGAGACAAGACTAGCTCCCCGTGCATGTCTATCAAACAGGTTCCACCGCACTCCTAATTAACAAATGAAAACACTCTAACCTCATTACAACAAAGTCCAACCTGCACGAAAATACATTttattcgaaaattcgttataaacatATAGTTGTAGCACTGTAGCTATGACAAAGTTATGTTCAATTTAtttcgttataaccgataattcGTTATATCAGGGTTCCTTACATCGAGGTATGAGTGTAGATAAATCCGCTCCTAAATGGAGCATTCTCTAATACAGTGTACTAAAATGTGGTACACTTGACTGGACTGATACGCTATATGAAACGGCTGAGTGATAAGAACTGCTggtgttttacatcccaaaacaacgatgtggttatgagagaaactgcagaggggagggggggaggctTCAGAATGCACTGGACGCTGTATTAAACAGTCCACTGATAACAATGGTTggagttttacatcccaaaacacgatgtgattatgaaaaaaaaactgcagaggGGGGCTACAGATtacactggggttctttaaaaccAGTGATTCATGGGCACTCTATCA encodes the following:
- the LOC142785117 gene encoding zinc finger CCCH domain-containing protein 10-like, which codes for MSDNQDLSFAVGAVNAVGAVRPTESLMAVSGTNGGLDAPNVCRDFLRKVCHRGSRCKFVHPEGIDNDDIRGTMEPVFCHDFQNSECLRPNCKFLHCTRQEEELFRTTGRLPPSAGGVSEPPQVVGLIPPVCKDFLKGDCRRAGRCKFRHLGEEEPEAKRRALDDEMGYRVLQQENAILRRKVDDLKKQVADLMATNEFLLDQNAALRLSKQSPAGTQPLGVIPTAAALGPVTPLGGTADLTSTPQSMTPMMPVVPVSISSSLPASLSQSLAQTIITMSSPSAPLVSYPVMTQSLRPVIAHRMTH